One region of Alosa sapidissima isolate fAloSap1 chromosome 1, fAloSap1.pri, whole genome shotgun sequence genomic DNA includes:
- the sugp1 gene encoding SURP and G-patch domain-containing protein 1 isoform X2, translating to MSANIRRQEELIAQKKREIEAKMAEQAKRNLPAPAKPLPVPSIPSPQGSTSNKFVNDGSFLQQFMKMQKDKPSSDSGSNNVAKAPSLSSSPAAPSTPGPASGGPPKKHILIGKRPGLGISSMLKSYTQAKKAPTRPPKPSVFTEDDDEGDEADHESMDVHFLELKVSPPEDQDLRCIMDKLAGFVAEGGAELERKAMEDYKDNPLFTFLQDKNSREYLYYRKRVAEIRRDTPRPEPAPTHATHTRVSSSVAGETREVAEKLARFVADGGPEVEAMAAQHNRDNPAFSFLYEPQSAAYKFYRQKVEEFQRTGDPPSPTSPSPTRNSAPGAPRAPAQASPPQHSAPSHEAPSAAGAPATKRKRKSRWGAEDDKVDLPIPPIIAPTAIVDTEPDMPALSAQELAGLGYKKGKPVGLVGVTELSEDQKKQLKEQQEMQEMFDMIMKHKRAMQEMQMMWEKAVRDHQHEYDSDEEVDTHSGTWEHRLRKMEMEKTREWAESLTEMGKGKHFIGDFLPPDELEKFMETFKALKEGRDPDYSEYKEFKLTVENLGFQMLMKMGWKEGDGLGSEGQGIKAPVHRGTTAVDGAGFGVDRPAELSKNDDEYDAFRKRMMLAYRFRPNPLNNPRRPYY from the exons ATGAGTGCAAACATCAGGCGTCAGGAGGAGCTGATTGCTCAGAAGAAGAGGGAGATTGAGGCCAAGATGGCCGAACAAGCCAAAAGGAACCTACCTGCCCCCGCTAAGCCCCTTCCGGTTCCCAG CATTCCTAGCCCACAGGGATCCACATCCAATAAGTTTGTGAACGATGGCAGCTTCCTGCAGCAGTTCATGAAGATGCAGAAGGATAAACCCAGCAGCGACTCAG GCTCCAACAATGTGGCCAAGGCCCCCTCTCTGTCCTCCAGCCCAGCGGCCCCCTCCACACCCGGCCCGGCGTCCGGCGGGCCACCGAAAAAGCACATCCTGATCGGGAAGCGTCCTGGCCTCGGCATCAGCAGCATGCTGAAGAGCTACACACAGGCCAAGAAGGCGCCGACGCGGCCGCCCAAGCCCAGCGTCTTCACTGAGGACGACGACGAGGGCGACGAGGCGGACCACGAGAGCATGGACGTGCACTTCCTGGAGCTGAAAG TTTCCCCCCCAGAGGACCAGGACCTGCGGTGCATCATGGACAAGCTGGCCGGCTTCGTGGCCGAGGGAGGGGCCGAGCTGGAGCGCAAGGCCATGGAGGACTACAAGGACAACCCGCTCTTCAC GTTCCTGCAGGATAAAAACAGCCGAGAGTATCTATACTACAGGAAGCGCGTGGCCGAGATCAGGAGGGACACCCCCAGACCTGAGCCCGCCCctacacacgcaacacacactcgtg TCTCGTCCTCAGTGGCGGGCGAGACGCGGGAGGTGGCGGAGAAGCTGGCCCGGTTCGTGGCTGACGGCGGCCCAGAGGTGGAGGCCATGGCAGCACAGCACAACCGGGACAACCCTGCGTTCag CTTCCTGTATGAGCCCCAGAGTGCGGCCTATAAGTTCTATCGGCAGAAGGTGGAGGAGTTCCAGAGGACAGGAGACCCCCCCAGCCCCACCTCTCCTTCCCCCACCCGCAACTCTGCTCCCGGGGCCCCCAGAGCCCCAGCACAGGCCTCCCCTCCCCAGCACTCTGCTCCCAGCCACGAGGCCCCTAGTGCCGCAGGAGCCCCCGCCACCAAGCGCAAACGCAAGAGCCGTTGGGGCGCCGAGGATGACAAGGTGGACCTGCCCATCCCCCCCATCATCGCTCCTACCGCCATCGTCGACACAGAGCCCGACATGCCAGCACTGTCCG CTCAGGAGCTAGCAGGACTGGGTTATAAGAAGGGCAAGCCGGTAGGCCTGGTGGGCGTGACTGAACTCTCTGAGGACCAGAAGAAACAGCTGAAGGAGCAACAGGAG ATGCAGGAGATGTTTGACATGATCATGAAGCATAAGAGGGCGATGCAGGAGATGCAGATGATGTGGGAGAAGGCTGTGCGGGACCACCAGCACGAGTACGACAGCGACGAGGAGGTGGACACACACTCGGGCACCTGGGAGCATCGCCTGCgcaagatggagatggagaagacGCGtg AGTGGGCGGAGTCGCTGACGGAGATGGGCAAGGGGAAGCATTTCATTGGTGACTTCCTCCCACCAGACGAGCTGGAGAAGTTCATGGAGACGTTCAAAGCTCTGAAG GAGGGTCGTGACCCAGACTACTCGGAGTACAAGGAGTTCAAGCTGACGGTGGAGAACCTCGGTTTCCAGATGTTGATGAAAATGGGCTGGAAGGAGGGCGACGGCCTGGGCTCGGAGGGGCAGGGCATCAAGGCCCCTGTGCACAG GGGCACCACAGCTGTGGACGGTGCAGGCTTTGGTGTGGACCGGCCGGCTGAGCTCTCTAAAAACGATGACGAGTATGACGCGTTCCGCAAGAGGATGATGCTGGCTTACCGCTTCCGACCCAACCCTCTG AACAATCCGCGCCGGCCGTACTACTGA
- the sugp1 gene encoding SURP and G-patch domain-containing protein 1 isoform X1 — protein sequence MDSNDPENYTWKSKMSANIRRQEELIAQKKREIEAKMAEQAKRNLPAPAKPLPVPSIPSPQGSTSNKFVNDGSFLQQFMKMQKDKPSSDSGSNNVAKAPSLSSSPAAPSTPGPASGGPPKKHILIGKRPGLGISSMLKSYTQAKKAPTRPPKPSVFTEDDDEGDEADHESMDVHFLELKVSPPEDQDLRCIMDKLAGFVAEGGAELERKAMEDYKDNPLFTFLQDKNSREYLYYRKRVAEIRRDTPRPEPAPTHATHTRVSSSVAGETREVAEKLARFVADGGPEVEAMAAQHNRDNPAFSFLYEPQSAAYKFYRQKVEEFQRTGDPPSPTSPSPTRNSAPGAPRAPAQASPPQHSAPSHEAPSAAGAPATKRKRKSRWGAEDDKVDLPIPPIIAPTAIVDTEPDMPALSAQELAGLGYKKGKPVGLVGVTELSEDQKKQLKEQQEMQEMFDMIMKHKRAMQEMQMMWEKAVRDHQHEYDSDEEVDTHSGTWEHRLRKMEMEKTREWAESLTEMGKGKHFIGDFLPPDELEKFMETFKALKEGRDPDYSEYKEFKLTVENLGFQMLMKMGWKEGDGLGSEGQGIKAPVHRGTTAVDGAGFGVDRPAELSKNDDEYDAFRKRMMLAYRFRPNPLNNPRRPYY from the exons ATGGACTCGAATGACCCAG AGAACTACACGTGGAAGAGCAAGATGAGTGCAAACATCAGGCGTCAGGAGGAGCTGATTGCTCAGAAGAAGAGGGAGATTGAGGCCAAGATGGCCGAACAAGCCAAAAGGAACCTACCTGCCCCCGCTAAGCCCCTTCCGGTTCCCAG CATTCCTAGCCCACAGGGATCCACATCCAATAAGTTTGTGAACGATGGCAGCTTCCTGCAGCAGTTCATGAAGATGCAGAAGGATAAACCCAGCAGCGACTCAG GCTCCAACAATGTGGCCAAGGCCCCCTCTCTGTCCTCCAGCCCAGCGGCCCCCTCCACACCCGGCCCGGCGTCCGGCGGGCCACCGAAAAAGCACATCCTGATCGGGAAGCGTCCTGGCCTCGGCATCAGCAGCATGCTGAAGAGCTACACACAGGCCAAGAAGGCGCCGACGCGGCCGCCCAAGCCCAGCGTCTTCACTGAGGACGACGACGAGGGCGACGAGGCGGACCACGAGAGCATGGACGTGCACTTCCTGGAGCTGAAAG TTTCCCCCCCAGAGGACCAGGACCTGCGGTGCATCATGGACAAGCTGGCCGGCTTCGTGGCCGAGGGAGGGGCCGAGCTGGAGCGCAAGGCCATGGAGGACTACAAGGACAACCCGCTCTTCAC GTTCCTGCAGGATAAAAACAGCCGAGAGTATCTATACTACAGGAAGCGCGTGGCCGAGATCAGGAGGGACACCCCCAGACCTGAGCCCGCCCctacacacgcaacacacactcgtg TCTCGTCCTCAGTGGCGGGCGAGACGCGGGAGGTGGCGGAGAAGCTGGCCCGGTTCGTGGCTGACGGCGGCCCAGAGGTGGAGGCCATGGCAGCACAGCACAACCGGGACAACCCTGCGTTCag CTTCCTGTATGAGCCCCAGAGTGCGGCCTATAAGTTCTATCGGCAGAAGGTGGAGGAGTTCCAGAGGACAGGAGACCCCCCCAGCCCCACCTCTCCTTCCCCCACCCGCAACTCTGCTCCCGGGGCCCCCAGAGCCCCAGCACAGGCCTCCCCTCCCCAGCACTCTGCTCCCAGCCACGAGGCCCCTAGTGCCGCAGGAGCCCCCGCCACCAAGCGCAAACGCAAGAGCCGTTGGGGCGCCGAGGATGACAAGGTGGACCTGCCCATCCCCCCCATCATCGCTCCTACCGCCATCGTCGACACAGAGCCCGACATGCCAGCACTGTCCG CTCAGGAGCTAGCAGGACTGGGTTATAAGAAGGGCAAGCCGGTAGGCCTGGTGGGCGTGACTGAACTCTCTGAGGACCAGAAGAAACAGCTGAAGGAGCAACAGGAG ATGCAGGAGATGTTTGACATGATCATGAAGCATAAGAGGGCGATGCAGGAGATGCAGATGATGTGGGAGAAGGCTGTGCGGGACCACCAGCACGAGTACGACAGCGACGAGGAGGTGGACACACACTCGGGCACCTGGGAGCATCGCCTGCgcaagatggagatggagaagacGCGtg AGTGGGCGGAGTCGCTGACGGAGATGGGCAAGGGGAAGCATTTCATTGGTGACTTCCTCCCACCAGACGAGCTGGAGAAGTTCATGGAGACGTTCAAAGCTCTGAAG GAGGGTCGTGACCCAGACTACTCGGAGTACAAGGAGTTCAAGCTGACGGTGGAGAACCTCGGTTTCCAGATGTTGATGAAAATGGGCTGGAAGGAGGGCGACGGCCTGGGCTCGGAGGGGCAGGGCATCAAGGCCCCTGTGCACAG GGGCACCACAGCTGTGGACGGTGCAGGCTTTGGTGTGGACCGGCCGGCTGAGCTCTCTAAAAACGATGACGAGTATGACGCGTTCCGCAAGAGGATGATGCTGGCTTACCGCTTCCGACCCAACCCTCTG AACAATCCGCGCCGGCCGTACTACTGA